From a single Mycolicibacterium mengxianglii genomic region:
- a CDS encoding thiolase family protein — translation MGLRGEAAIVGFTELAPTRAPTEPLTFTLEQWAALSAAALADAGISPTEVDGIVCSPLMESEIFVPSTVAEYLGIRANFAEFVDLGGATAAAMVWRAAAAVELGICQAVLCTIPAQYMTPMSDKKPKNYGDALYFGASSNQYGSPQAEFDIPYGNLGQNGPYAQVARLYGATYGYDERAMAKIAVDQRVNANHTEGAVWHDTPITVEDVLASPMIADPLHRLEIVMPCFGGASVVVTNSDLARRSRNRPVWIKGFGEHVPYKTPTYADDLLTTPMTRAAETAFSMAGIGRADVDLVSIYDCYTITVLLSLEDAGFCAKGTGMRFVADHDMTFRGDFPVNTAGGQLGYGQAGNAGGMHHVCDATRQLMGRAGDAQVPDAHRAFVSGNGGILSEQTALILQGD, via the coding sequence ATGGGATTGCGCGGCGAGGCGGCCATCGTCGGTTTCACCGAACTGGCGCCCACCCGGGCCCCCACGGAGCCGCTGACCTTCACCCTGGAACAGTGGGCCGCGTTGAGCGCTGCCGCGCTCGCCGACGCCGGGATCTCCCCGACGGAAGTGGACGGGATCGTCTGCTCCCCGCTGATGGAGTCGGAGATCTTCGTCCCGTCGACCGTCGCCGAATACCTCGGGATCCGGGCCAACTTCGCCGAGTTCGTCGACCTGGGCGGTGCGACGGCGGCGGCCATGGTGTGGCGGGCAGCCGCCGCAGTCGAACTGGGGATCTGCCAGGCGGTGCTGTGCACCATCCCCGCGCAGTACATGACGCCGATGTCGGACAAGAAACCGAAGAATTACGGCGACGCCCTGTATTTCGGCGCCTCGAGCAACCAATACGGCTCACCACAGGCCGAATTCGACATTCCCTACGGCAATCTCGGGCAGAACGGCCCGTACGCCCAGGTGGCGCGGCTCTACGGTGCCACCTACGGCTATGACGAACGCGCGATGGCCAAGATCGCCGTCGACCAGCGTGTCAACGCCAACCACACCGAGGGCGCGGTCTGGCATGACACCCCGATCACCGTCGAGGACGTGCTGGCCAGCCCCATGATCGCGGATCCGTTGCACCGGCTGGAGATCGTGATGCCGTGCTTCGGTGGCGCCTCGGTCGTGGTGACCAATTCCGATCTGGCCCGGCGGTCGCGCAACCGGCCGGTATGGATCAAGGGATTCGGCGAGCACGTCCCCTACAAGACCCCCACCTACGCCGATGATCTGCTGACCACCCCGATGACCAGGGCCGCCGAGACTGCGTTCTCGATGGCGGGCATCGGCCGCGCTGACGTGGATCTGGTGTCGATCTACGACTGTTACACCATCACGGTGTTGCTGAGCCTCGAGGATGCCGGCTTCTGCGCCAAGGGCACCGGCATGAGATTCGTGGCTGACCACGACATGACGTTTCGGGGAGACTTTCCGGTCAACACCGCCGGCGGTCAGCTGGGCTACGGCCAGGCCGGCAACGCCGGCGGGATGCACCATGTCTGCGACGCCACCCGCCAGTTGATGGGCCGGGCCGGGGATGCGCAGGTACCCGACGCGCACCGGGCGTTCGTCTCCGGCAACGGCGGAATCCTGTCCGAGCAGACCGCACTGATCCTGCAGGGTGATTGA
- a CDS encoding molybdopterin-dependent oxidoreductase — protein MCGLRVTVAEGDVASIRGNRDDVWSQGHLCPKGTALGTIHSDPDRLRQPLVRNSSGEHVPVSWDDAFAETERLLRPVLDTYGARAVTVYIGNPVAHNLDLETYVGALVGLAGAAGMPAYYSPGTVDQWPLNVVGALLFGGMWNAPIPDLERTDHLVVLGANPSASQGSMLSTPDVMGKLTAIRARGGRVVVVDPRRTQTAHRASQWVPIRPGTDALLLFAVLHTLAATGAVRRPAHLAGRVLGLDEVLALAEPFTPERVAGPTGVPAEVIRQLAADLAAAANPVLYSRIGACTQEFGTLATWLVFVLNVALGAVDRPGGALFPKAAVWSPMFAKPPDQVGPGWEFGRFHSRVRGAPEVLGQFPVSCLAEEIDTPGEGQIRALITVAGNPVISSPAARRLDDALPGLDAMISVDNWLNETTRHAHVIFPGSSPLERAHCDDLYWMYSTASCVKWSEPVFPPAASRPSEWEVLLRLAGAMVGIPVPDTDIGMLDDLYVHGMIATMCQGSGNPLAGRDPAEVIESLSGRGPERLMDLGIRLGPWGEDFGRRPGGLTLAEVRRHPDGLRLEELDGGRLDEVISTPSGKIELAHPILTDDVGRLLTRIDRDEDELVLTSRRHLRSNNSWLHNVPALMRGKDRCTLLIHPDDAARNQVRSGHLVDVSTSESTLSVPAEVTDEMMPGVVCLPHGWGHGVPGTRLGVANQHPGVNSNVLNPPELIDVPSNTQVVNGVPCRVTPSAPG, from the coding sequence ATGTGCGGGCTGCGGGTCACCGTCGCTGAGGGTGACGTGGCCAGTATCCGCGGCAACCGCGACGACGTGTGGTCCCAGGGTCACCTGTGCCCCAAAGGCACCGCACTGGGCACGATCCACAGCGACCCCGATCGACTTCGACAACCCCTGGTGCGCAACAGCTCCGGTGAACACGTCCCGGTCAGCTGGGATGATGCGTTCGCCGAAACCGAACGCCTGCTGCGGCCGGTGCTCGACACCTACGGAGCCCGCGCGGTCACCGTGTACATCGGCAATCCGGTGGCCCACAACCTCGATCTGGAAACCTACGTAGGGGCCCTGGTAGGGCTGGCCGGCGCAGCCGGGATGCCTGCCTACTACTCCCCCGGCACCGTCGATCAGTGGCCGCTGAATGTCGTCGGCGCCCTACTGTTCGGCGGGATGTGGAACGCGCCGATCCCTGATCTGGAGCGCACCGATCACCTGGTCGTCCTGGGCGCCAATCCTTCTGCATCCCAGGGCTCGATGCTGTCGACCCCAGATGTGATGGGCAAGCTGACGGCCATTCGCGCCCGCGGTGGCCGGGTGGTGGTGGTCGATCCGCGGCGGACTCAGACAGCACACCGCGCCAGCCAATGGGTGCCGATCCGGCCGGGTACCGATGCCCTGCTGTTGTTCGCCGTGTTGCACACTCTGGCTGCCACGGGCGCGGTGCGACGGCCGGCGCACCTGGCCGGGCGTGTGCTGGGGCTCGACGAGGTGCTGGCACTTGCCGAACCGTTCACTCCCGAACGGGTGGCGGGCCCCACCGGTGTGCCCGCCGAGGTGATCCGGCAGCTGGCGGCCGACCTCGCCGCCGCGGCGAACCCCGTCCTGTACAGCCGGATCGGCGCCTGCACACAGGAATTCGGGACGTTGGCCACCTGGCTGGTATTTGTTCTCAACGTCGCACTCGGTGCGGTGGACCGGCCCGGTGGCGCCCTGTTTCCCAAGGCGGCGGTGTGGTCGCCGATGTTCGCCAAGCCTCCGGATCAAGTCGGGCCGGGCTGGGAGTTCGGGCGGTTCCACAGCCGCGTGCGCGGCGCCCCGGAGGTGCTCGGGCAGTTCCCCGTCAGCTGTCTGGCCGAGGAGATCGATACCCCCGGCGAGGGACAGATCCGGGCTTTGATCACCGTTGCGGGCAACCCGGTGATCTCGTCGCCCGCGGCTCGCCGCCTCGACGATGCCCTGCCCGGGTTGGACGCGATGATCTCGGTGGACAACTGGCTCAACGAAACCACCCGGCACGCCCACGTCATCTTCCCCGGGTCCTCACCGCTGGAACGGGCGCATTGCGACGATCTCTACTGGATGTACTCCACAGCGTCCTGTGTGAAGTGGTCCGAACCGGTGTTCCCACCGGCCGCTTCTCGTCCGTCCGAATGGGAGGTGCTCCTGCGCCTTGCCGGGGCGATGGTCGGGATTCCCGTGCCCGACACCGACATCGGCATGCTCGACGACCTGTATGTGCACGGCATGATCGCCACGATGTGCCAGGGTTCGGGCAACCCGCTCGCCGGCCGCGATCCGGCGGAGGTGATCGAGTCCTTGAGCGGTCGCGGCCCGGAGCGGTTGATGGACCTCGGGATCCGCCTGGGGCCCTGGGGTGAGGACTTCGGACGGCGACCCGGCGGTCTGACGCTGGCCGAAGTGCGCCGTCACCCCGACGGACTGCGTCTCGAAGAACTCGACGGCGGGCGTCTCGACGAGGTGATCAGCACGCCGTCGGGGAAGATCGAACTGGCGCATCCCATCCTCACCGACGACGTCGGCCGACTGCTCACCCGGATCGACCGCGACGAGGACGAGCTGGTGCTCACCAGCCGTCGGCACTTACGGTCGAACAACTCCTGGCTGCACAACGTACCCGCGCTGATGCGCGGTAAAGACCGCTGCACCTTGTTGATCCACCCTGACGATGCCGCCCGCAATCAGGTTCGCTCCGGGCACCTGGTCGACGTATCGACCAGCGAAAGCACCTTGTCGGTGCCCGCCGAGGTGACCGACGAGATGATGCCCGGCGTCGTGTGCCTGCCGCATGGCTGGGGACACGGTGTGCCCGGGACCCGGCTCGGCGTCGCCAATCAGCACCCGGGTGTCAACTCCAACGTGCTGAATCCTCCTGAGCTGATTGATGTTCCGAGCAACACCCAGGTGGTCAACGGAGTGCCGTGCCGGGTGACTCCCAGCGCGCCCGGCTGA
- a CDS encoding acyl-CoA dehydrogenase family protein, with protein sequence MTNTLPARSESAVGLQQHKRSMTDIGLAIITPIVGREFLDRYNLRDPLNRGLRLGARTMFSAAGASTRQFKRIQGLGKPPTRLKASGADYFDLTPDAEQKMIVDTVNEFAEEILRPAAHDADDAAAYPSDLIAKAAELGVTAINIPEDFDGIASHRATVTNALVAEALAYGDMGLALPILAPAGVAAALTHWGSADQQATYLKEFAGENVPQACLAIAEPRPLFDPTALKTTAVRTPSGYRIDGVKSLVPAAADAELFVVAAQLNGKPAMFIAEAATPGVTVTPDPSMGIRAAALGKVEFTKVNVPLAARLGEDDAADSDYSEAIALSRLGWAALAVGTSHAVLDYVVPYVKERQAFGEPIARRQSVAFMCANIAIELDGLRLITWRGAARAEQGLPFAREAALAKKLGTDKGMQIGLDGVQLLGGHGYTKEHPVERWYRDLRAIGVAEGVVVL encoded by the coding sequence ATGACCAACACCCTTCCCGCCAGGTCCGAATCCGCCGTCGGGCTGCAGCAACACAAACGCAGCATGACCGATATCGGGCTGGCCATCATCACGCCGATCGTCGGCCGGGAGTTCCTGGACCGCTACAACCTGCGCGACCCGCTCAATCGCGGGTTGCGGCTGGGCGCCAGGACGATGTTTTCCGCCGCTGGCGCCTCCACCCGCCAGTTCAAACGCATCCAGGGCCTGGGCAAACCGCCGACGCGCCTGAAGGCGAGCGGGGCCGACTACTTCGACCTCACCCCTGACGCCGAGCAGAAGATGATCGTCGACACGGTCAACGAGTTCGCCGAGGAGATCCTGCGCCCAGCGGCGCACGACGCCGACGACGCCGCGGCCTACCCATCGGATCTGATCGCCAAGGCCGCCGAACTGGGAGTGACGGCGATCAACATCCCGGAGGACTTCGACGGGATCGCCTCCCACCGCGCGACCGTGACCAACGCGCTGGTCGCCGAAGCCCTCGCCTACGGCGACATGGGTTTGGCGCTGCCCATTCTCGCGCCCGCCGGCGTGGCCGCGGCACTGACGCATTGGGGCAGCGCCGACCAACAAGCCACCTATCTCAAGGAATTCGCCGGCGAAAACGTGCCGCAGGCGTGCCTGGCCATCGCTGAGCCACGCCCGCTGTTCGACCCCACCGCGCTGAAGACCACCGCGGTCCGCACACCGAGTGGTTATCGCATCGACGGGGTCAAGTCCCTGGTGCCCGCGGCTGCTGATGCCGAATTGTTCGTTGTTGCCGCACAATTGAACGGCAAACCAGCCATGTTCATCGCCGAGGCCGCGACCCCCGGCGTGACCGTGACACCCGATCCGAGCATGGGCATCCGCGCGGCGGCACTCGGCAAAGTCGAATTCACGAAAGTCAACGTCCCGCTGGCCGCCCGCCTCGGCGAGGATGATGCCGCAGACAGCGACTACTCCGAAGCCATTGCCTTGTCGCGGTTGGGGTGGGCGGCACTGGCCGTCGGTACATCGCATGCCGTGCTCGATTACGTTGTGCCCTACGTCAAAGAGCGTCAGGCGTTCGGCGAGCCGATCGCCCGCCGCCAGTCGGTGGCGTTCATGTGCGCCAACATCGCGATCGAGCTCGATGGCCTGCGGCTGATCACCTGGCGCGGCGCCGCTCGGGCAGAGCAGGGGCTGCCATTCGCACGAGAGGCGGCGCTGGCCAAGAAACTCGGCACCGACAAGGGCATGCAGATCGGCCTCGACGGCGTGCAGTTGCTGGGCGGTCACGGCTATACGAAGGAACACCCGGTCGAGCGCTGGTACCGCGATCTACGGGCCATCGGCGTTGCCGAGGGTGTTGTCGTTCTCTAA
- a CDS encoding FAD-dependent oxidoreductase, whose protein sequence is MSQTRPHRVAIVGSGPSGFFAAASLLKADPDVRVDMLEMLPTPWGLVRSGVAPDHPKIKSISAQFDNIAQDPRFRFFGNITVGDHVQAAELAARYDAVVYAVGAQSDRPLNIPGEDLPGSVAAVDFVGWYNAHPHFEEIAPDLSGGRAIVVGNGNVALDVARVLVTDPSSLAATDIADHALKSLHGRGVEEVVVVGRRGPLQATFTTLELRELKDLEGLADVDVIVDPEDFAGITDADLEAAGKTVKQNIKALRAFLDRPTTPGHRRIVFRFRTSPIAIHGTDRVESVVLGRNELVEDGGRIVAKDTGEREELAAQLVVRAVGYRGVATPGLPFDETTGTIPHSDGRVSGRGNEYVVGWIKRGPSGVIGSNKKDSQATVDTLLGDLAGADLPERPDDYDNELVMWLLSRQPKLVTDDHWRLIDDHERTAGEPHGRPRVKLSSVAEMLKIGHS, encoded by the coding sequence ATGTCTCAGACCCGCCCCCACCGCGTGGCGATCGTCGGCTCAGGACCCTCCGGATTCTTCGCCGCCGCTTCATTGTTGAAAGCCGACCCCGACGTACGGGTCGACATGCTCGAAATGCTCCCCACGCCGTGGGGCCTGGTGCGTTCGGGGGTGGCCCCGGATCATCCGAAGATCAAGTCGATCAGCGCGCAGTTCGACAACATCGCCCAGGATCCGCGCTTCCGCTTCTTCGGAAACATCACCGTCGGCGATCACGTCCAGGCCGCCGAACTGGCAGCACGCTACGACGCGGTGGTCTACGCGGTCGGCGCCCAGTCCGACCGCCCGCTCAACATTCCCGGCGAGGACCTGCCGGGCAGTGTGGCCGCGGTCGACTTCGTGGGTTGGTACAACGCACATCCGCATTTCGAGGAGATCGCCCCGGACCTCAGCGGCGGGCGGGCGATTGTCGTCGGGAACGGAAACGTCGCGTTGGACGTGGCGCGGGTCCTGGTGACCGATCCGTCGTCGCTGGCGGCCACCGATATCGCCGATCATGCGCTGAAGTCGCTGCATGGCCGCGGCGTGGAGGAAGTTGTCGTGGTGGGGCGGCGCGGGCCCCTACAGGCCACCTTCACCACCCTGGAGTTGCGTGAGCTCAAGGATCTGGAAGGCCTCGCCGACGTCGACGTCATCGTCGACCCCGAGGACTTCGCCGGGATCACCGACGCCGACCTGGAGGCCGCAGGCAAGACGGTGAAGCAGAACATCAAGGCGCTGCGCGCCTTTCTCGACCGGCCCACGACGCCGGGGCATCGGCGGATCGTGTTCCGGTTCCGGACCTCGCCGATCGCGATCCACGGCACCGACCGGGTGGAGTCGGTGGTGTTGGGCAGAAACGAACTCGTCGAAGACGGCGGCCGGATCGTGGCCAAAGACACTGGCGAGCGCGAAGAGCTGGCGGCGCAGTTGGTGGTGCGTGCGGTGGGGTATCGCGGTGTCGCGACGCCGGGACTGCCGTTTGATGAGACGACGGGAACGATCCCGCATTCCGACGGCCGGGTGTCTGGCCGTGGAAATGAATACGTCGTCGGCTGGATCAAACGCGGGCCCTCCGGTGTCATCGGCAGCAACAAAAAGGACTCGCAGGCGACGGTCGACACACTGCTCGGCGACCTGGCTGGGGCGGACCTGCCGGAACGGCCCGACGACTATGACAACGAACTCGTCATGTGGTTGCTGTCGCGGCAGCCGAAATTGGTCACCGATGACCACTGGCGATTGATCGACGACCACGAGCGCACCGCGGGTGAGCCACATGGCCGGCCGCGGGTGAAGTTGTCGAGTGTGGCGGAAATGTTGAAGATCGGGCACAGCTGA
- a CDS encoding TetR/AcrR family transcriptional regulator: MIDRSTTADAIYARAQELLDAEGLPGINARRLAAELRCSTKTLYLHVGSQEQLIRELVARHFAALRVEFEEADTWQSSALRWCQAVRHQLLAHPHLSELMTFDDRTAVISYVNRLLRILLEAGVRDQLARECCRVLVHTTISMTNAEIRSSSLAVKAGLPAQTPDIFDSAIRWIIAGVDAENRAAT, encoded by the coding sequence GTGATTGATCGTTCGACCACCGCCGATGCCATCTACGCACGCGCGCAGGAACTGCTCGATGCCGAAGGGCTACCGGGAATCAACGCGCGCCGACTTGCTGCCGAGCTCAGGTGCTCGACCAAGACGCTGTATCTGCATGTGGGCAGCCAGGAGCAGCTGATTCGCGAACTGGTGGCCCGACACTTCGCCGCACTGCGCGTGGAATTCGAGGAGGCCGATACGTGGCAGAGCAGCGCGCTGCGGTGGTGTCAGGCGGTGCGTCACCAGCTGCTGGCCCACCCGCATCTGTCGGAGCTCATGACTTTCGACGACCGCACCGCCGTCATCAGCTATGTGAACCGGCTACTGCGCATCCTGCTGGAAGCAGGGGTGCGCGACCAGTTGGCCCGAGAATGTTGCCGCGTGCTGGTCCACACCACGATCAGCATGACCAACGCCGAGATCCGGTCGTCGTCGCTGGCGGTCAAGGCGGGGTTACCGGCTCAGACGCCCGATATCTTCGATTCGGCGATCCGATGGATCATCGCCGGAGTCGACGCCGAAAATCGCGCTGCTACTTGA
- a CDS encoding acyl-CoA dehydrogenase family protein has translation MAINLEMPKKLQAVIEKGHQGAAQMLRPVSRKYDLKEHAYPVELDTLADLFEGISEAKTISFAGAEAFRDGELSNSGKAPNINGGNMSALLNALEIAWGDVALLLSVPRQGLGNAAISSVATPEQLERLGSDVWAAMAITEPGFGSDSAAVSTTAKLDGDEYIINGEKIFVTAGSRATHIVVWATLDKSLGRAAIKSFIVPREHPGVTVERLEHKLGIKASDTAVIRFDNARIPKDNLLGSPEIQVDKGFAGVMETFDNTRPIVAAMAVGVARAALEDLRKILTEAGVEISYDKPAHAQSAPAAEFLRMEADWEAGYLLTVRSAWQADNKIPNSKEASMGKAKAARVASDITLKAVELAGTLGYSEQTLLEKWARDSKILDIFEGTQQIQQLVIARRLLGMTSAELK, from the coding sequence ATGGCAATCAACCTCGAAATGCCGAAGAAGCTGCAAGCAGTCATCGAGAAGGGCCACCAGGGCGCCGCCCAGATGCTGCGGCCGGTGTCGCGCAAGTACGACCTCAAAGAGCACGCCTACCCGGTTGAACTCGACACCCTCGCCGACCTGTTCGAAGGGATCTCCGAGGCGAAGACGATCTCGTTCGCCGGCGCCGAGGCGTTCCGCGACGGCGAGCTGAGCAACTCCGGCAAGGCCCCGAATATCAACGGCGGCAACATGTCTGCGCTGCTGAATGCCCTGGAGATCGCCTGGGGCGATGTCGCGCTGCTGCTGTCGGTGCCACGGCAGGGCCTGGGCAATGCCGCCATCTCGTCGGTGGCGACCCCGGAGCAATTGGAACGGCTGGGCAGCGACGTCTGGGCGGCGATGGCGATCACCGAGCCTGGATTCGGATCGGACTCCGCCGCGGTGTCCACCACCGCCAAGCTCGACGGTGACGAGTACATCATCAACGGCGAGAAGATCTTCGTGACGGCCGGATCCCGTGCCACCCACATCGTGGTGTGGGCGACACTGGACAAGTCGCTGGGCAGGGCCGCCATCAAATCCTTCATCGTCCCGCGGGAGCACCCGGGCGTCACCGTCGAGCGCCTGGAACACAAGCTCGGCATCAAGGCATCCGATACCGCCGTCATCCGGTTCGACAATGCGCGTATCCCGAAGGACAACCTGCTGGGTAGCCCGGAAATCCAGGTGGACAAGGGTTTTGCCGGAGTCATGGAGACCTTCGACAACACCCGGCCGATCGTTGCGGCGATGGCCGTCGGCGTGGCGCGCGCCGCTCTGGAGGATCTGCGCAAGATCCTCACCGAAGCCGGCGTCGAGATCTCCTATGACAAGCCGGCCCACGCACAGAGCGCTCCGGCTGCGGAATTCCTGCGGATGGAAGCTGATTGGGAGGCCGGCTACCTGCTGACCGTGCGGTCGGCCTGGCAGGCCGACAACAAGATCCCGAACTCCAAAGAAGCCTCCATGGGCAAGGCCAAAGCTGCGCGGGTCGCCAGTGACATCACACTGAAGGCCGTCGAACTGGCAGGCACCCTTGGCTATTCCGAGCAGACGCTGCTGGAGAAGTGGGCGCGCGACTCCAAGATCCTGGACATCTTCGAAGGCACCCAGCAGATCCAGCAGCTGGTGATCGCTCGTCGGCTGCTCGGCATGACGTCGGCAGAACTCAAGTAG
- a CDS encoding Zn-ribbon domain-containing OB-fold protein yields MSEFEKPMPVKTPVSAPFWDALAEHRIRIQYSPSLGQYVFYPRILAPRTLADDLEWREISGAGTLYTFTVAQRPVAPHFAADVPQLLAVVQWDEGPRFSTEMVNVDADDLKIGMRVQPVFCDYPEHGVTMLRYEPAA; encoded by the coding sequence ATGAGCGAGTTCGAGAAACCGATGCCGGTCAAGACGCCGGTGAGCGCACCTTTCTGGGATGCTTTGGCAGAGCACAGGATCCGCATCCAATATTCGCCGTCGCTGGGCCAGTACGTCTTCTATCCCAGAATTCTCGCACCACGGACTCTCGCCGACGACCTGGAATGGCGCGAAATCTCCGGTGCCGGAACGCTGTACACGTTCACCGTGGCCCAACGCCCAGTCGCCCCGCACTTCGCCGCCGACGTCCCCCAGCTGCTGGCGGTGGTGCAATGGGACGAGGGGCCGCGGTTTTCCACTGAGATGGTCAATGTGGATGCCGACGACCTGAAGATCGGGATGCGGGTGCAACCGGTGTTCTGTGACTACCCCGAGCACGGTGTCACGATGCTGCGATACGAGCCGGCAGCGTGA
- a CDS encoding GlxA family transcriptional regulator, whose amino-acid sequence MSRHRVAVLALEGVLPVDLGIPTQIFNDRPSTPYEMVVCGETAQPITTSAGFTLGLTAGLDALTDADTIIVPGYQNYRLPPSDTVTATLQLAHRTGVRIASICTGAFALAAAGLLDGHTVTTHWASADDLEELYPQLQVNREVLYIDHDTILTSAGVTAGIDLCLHIVRKDLGTSVANDIARELVAAPHRDGGQAQYIAHSLPDPSATTLAGTREWALGRLEDDLTIQQLADHAAVSTRTLTRIWRRETGVSPHRWLLTARINRAQELLENTDLSVELIAKRCGLGSATNLRAHFRASIGTTPTAYRRAFQHSAA is encoded by the coding sequence ATGAGCCGTCATCGCGTCGCAGTCCTGGCGTTGGAGGGCGTCCTGCCGGTCGACCTGGGCATCCCGACACAGATCTTCAATGACCGTCCCAGCACGCCATACGAGATGGTGGTGTGCGGCGAGACCGCGCAACCGATCACCACCAGTGCCGGTTTCACCCTGGGACTGACCGCCGGACTCGACGCACTGACCGACGCCGACACCATCATCGTGCCGGGCTACCAGAACTACCGGCTCCCGCCGTCGGACACCGTGACCGCGACACTCCAACTCGCCCACCGGACCGGAGTGCGGATCGCCTCCATCTGCACAGGAGCGTTCGCGTTGGCCGCGGCCGGCCTGTTGGACGGGCACACGGTGACCACCCACTGGGCCAGCGCCGACGATCTCGAAGAGCTCTATCCGCAGTTGCAGGTCAACCGCGAGGTGCTCTACATCGATCACGACACCATCCTGACCTCGGCAGGTGTCACCGCCGGAATCGATCTGTGCCTGCACATCGTCCGCAAGGATCTCGGCACCTCGGTCGCCAACGACATCGCCCGCGAACTCGTCGCTGCCCCGCACCGTGACGGTGGGCAGGCTCAGTACATCGCCCACAGCCTTCCCGACCCCAGCGCGACCACACTCGCCGGCACCCGCGAGTGGGCCCTGGGCCGGCTCGAGGACGACCTGACGATCCAGCAACTCGCCGACCACGCGGCGGTGTCCACCCGCACTCTGACTCGGATCTGGCGCCGCGAAACCGGTGTCAGCCCGCACCGTTGGCTGCTGACCGCGCGCATCAACCGTGCCCAGGAACTTCTGGAGAATACGGACCTGAGCGTGGAGCTCATCGCCAAGCGGTGCGGACTGGGCAGCGCCACGAACCTGCGAGCCCATTTCCGCGCGAGCATCGGCACCACCCCGACTGCATACCGGCGCGCGTTCCAACACAGCGCGGCCTGA
- the hisN gene encoding histidinol-phosphatase translates to MTQDNDLALALELADRADAVTMDRYGALDLRIDTKPDLTPVTDADRSAETELRDALSRERPDDLVFGEEFGGTPTFNGRQWVLDPIDGTKNFVRRVPVWCTLIALLEDGVPTVGVVSAPALGRRWWAATGLGAHSSFNGATRRLSVSQVAELESASVSYSDLVGWGERRADFLALLDDAWRVRAYGDFWSYCLLAEGAVDITAEPEVNLWDLAPLDILIREAGGTFTNLAGQPGPHGGSAVATNGLLHEQVLARLGSVN, encoded by the coding sequence ATGACTCAAGACAATGATCTTGCGTTGGCGCTGGAGTTGGCGGATCGCGCCGACGCGGTGACGATGGACCGATACGGCGCGCTGGACTTGCGCATCGACACCAAACCCGACCTGACGCCGGTGACCGACGCGGACCGCTCGGCGGAGACAGAACTGCGCGACGCCCTGTCTCGAGAACGCCCCGACGATTTGGTCTTCGGCGAAGAGTTCGGTGGTACACCTACTTTCAACGGTCGGCAATGGGTGCTCGACCCGATTGACGGCACCAAGAACTTCGTACGTCGAGTCCCCGTGTGGTGCACGCTGATTGCGCTTCTCGAAGATGGCGTACCCACCGTCGGCGTCGTCAGTGCGCCGGCATTGGGCCGGAGATGGTGGGCCGCCACTGGCCTGGGCGCACATTCGTCGTTCAACGGGGCGACCCGCAGGCTGTCGGTTTCCCAAGTGGCAGAACTGGAGTCGGCCAGCGTGTCGTACTCGGACCTGGTCGGCTGGGGTGAGCGGCGGGCCGACTTCCTGGCGCTGCTCGACGATGCGTGGCGGGTGCGGGCGTACGGCGACTTCTGGTCGTACTGCCTGCTGGCCGAAGGCGCGGTCGATATCACCGCAGAGCCCGAGGTGAACCTATGGGACCTCGCACCACTGGACATCCTCATCCGCGAAGCAGGCGGGACCTTCACCAATCTCGCCGGCCAGCCCGGGCCACACGGCGGCAGCGCTGTGGCCACCAACGGGTTGCTCCATGAGCAGGTGCTCGCCCGGCTGGGGAGTGTGAACTAA